One stretch of Roseimicrobium sp. ORNL1 DNA includes these proteins:
- the rseP gene encoding RIP metalloprotease RseP produces MDLLLNALRVAGLIFLVLLVFNLMIVVHEWGHFLAARWRGLKVEKFYVWFGKPIWKKKINGVEYGLGSIPMGGFVALPQMAPMDAIEGKTEEGREVLPPITPLDKIIVAFAGPLFSFLLAVLFAVVVWKVGLTEHQIDTEKRIGYVAKGSPAERDGLKVGDEILTIDGNKIRGFRGLVESVTWYVVSSENDVINFKVNRPGVGEMTIPVKSEKPKQEGKTSWWTGIFTRPAFRQVGIGPVMTLKVEEFASDGEHTPAQEGGMKKGDILRTINGEKVLSNGVLGDILEKNVGKPMAVEVERDGKMVLLTITPRLPDQRPADFNLEQESIATLGVSVWDILGPEKKRFPSPLSQIKDAGRTIYDTLRKLSPTSKSDIGASHLSGFIGIANVYYNLLQDPNGWERVLWFSVVLNVNLALLNMLPFPVLDGGHIVMALYEWVRRKSINLRILEVVQTACVILLFGFMIFISFKDTGDVIGVGRKGDDVPAERVPSKFLAPEKRVAH; encoded by the coding sequence ATGGATCTCCTCCTCAACGCGCTCCGGGTCGCCGGACTGATTTTCCTGGTGCTGCTCGTCTTCAACCTCATGATCGTGGTTCACGAGTGGGGTCACTTCCTTGCGGCACGCTGGCGCGGGCTGAAGGTGGAGAAATTCTACGTGTGGTTCGGCAAGCCCATCTGGAAGAAAAAGATCAACGGCGTGGAGTACGGCCTGGGCAGCATTCCCATGGGCGGCTTCGTGGCCCTGCCGCAGATGGCGCCGATGGATGCCATCGAAGGCAAAACCGAGGAAGGCCGCGAAGTGCTGCCGCCCATCACGCCGCTGGACAAGATCATCGTGGCTTTCGCCGGCCCGCTTTTCAGCTTCCTGCTCGCGGTACTGTTTGCCGTGGTGGTCTGGAAGGTCGGTCTCACCGAGCACCAAATCGACACGGAGAAGCGCATTGGCTACGTGGCGAAGGGTTCCCCTGCCGAGCGCGATGGCCTGAAGGTCGGCGATGAAATCCTGACGATCGACGGCAACAAGATCCGCGGCTTCCGCGGTCTGGTGGAAAGCGTGACCTGGTACGTGGTTTCCAGCGAGAACGATGTCATTAATTTCAAGGTCAATCGCCCCGGTGTTGGGGAAATGACCATCCCCGTGAAGTCGGAGAAGCCGAAGCAAGAGGGCAAAACCTCGTGGTGGACGGGCATCTTCACCCGCCCCGCATTCCGCCAGGTGGGAATCGGTCCCGTGATGACTCTCAAAGTGGAAGAATTCGCGAGCGATGGCGAACACACCCCCGCCCAAGAAGGGGGCATGAAAAAGGGCGATATCTTGCGCACCATCAATGGTGAGAAGGTGCTTAGCAACGGGGTCCTCGGCGACATTCTGGAAAAGAATGTGGGCAAGCCCATGGCTGTTGAAGTGGAACGCGACGGGAAGATGGTGCTGCTCACCATCACACCGCGCCTGCCCGACCAGCGCCCGGCCGATTTCAACCTGGAACAGGAGTCCATTGCCACCCTCGGCGTTTCCGTCTGGGACATCCTGGGACCTGAGAAGAAAAGATTCCCCAGCCCTCTCAGCCAGATCAAGGACGCCGGCCGGACCATCTATGACACGCTGCGCAAGCTCTCCCCCACTTCCAAATCCGACATTGGCGCCAGCCACCTGAGCGGCTTCATCGGCATTGCCAATGTGTACTACAACCTGCTGCAGGATCCCAATGGCTGGGAACGCGTGCTGTGGTTCAGCGTGGTGCTCAATGTGAACCTCGCGCTGCTGAACATGCTCCCCTTCCCCGTGCTGGATGGCGGTCACATTGTGATGGCGCTCTATGAGTGGGTCCGCCGCAAGTCGATCAACCTCCGCATCCTGGAAGTGGTGCAGACCGCGTGCGTGATTCTGCTCTTCGGCTTCATGATCTTCATCAGCTTCAAGGATACCGGCGATGTGATCGGTGTGGGCCGCAAGGGCGACGACGTCCCTGCGGAACGCGTGCCGTCCAAGTTCCTTGCCCCGGAGAAGCGCGTTGCTCATTGA
- the creB gene encoding two-component system response regulator CreB, with amino-acid sequence MLPTARPRILIVEDEPSIADNIVYSLESEGFAPCACSTGADALARVEAEDFALAVLDVGLPDTTGFELCRELRLLKDVPVIFLTARSSELDRVVGLEIGGDDYICKPFSPRELTARVRAVLRRADHRPKSAPAAPSSATAASSTEDSAPAAALSSSQGDTTPVSVDETRCQIRYFGEVLPLSRYEYRLLQTFAKHPGRVFSRAQLMEHASDEPEAAMERTVDAHVKSLRAKMKTVRNEVEPIVTHRGLGYSLAEKWV; translated from the coding sequence ATGCTTCCCACGGCCCGCCCACGCATCTTGATCGTCGAGGACGAGCCGTCCATTGCGGACAACATTGTGTACTCGCTCGAGTCGGAGGGATTTGCCCCCTGTGCGTGCAGCACAGGTGCAGACGCGCTGGCCCGCGTAGAGGCGGAGGACTTCGCCCTGGCTGTGCTGGACGTCGGGCTGCCGGATACCACAGGCTTCGAGTTGTGCCGTGAGCTGCGGCTCCTCAAGGATGTGCCGGTGATCTTTCTCACCGCGCGCTCGTCAGAACTAGACCGTGTGGTCGGCTTGGAGATAGGGGGCGATGATTACATCTGCAAACCCTTCAGCCCGCGAGAGCTCACCGCGCGTGTGCGTGCTGTCTTGCGCCGGGCAGATCATCGGCCGAAGAGCGCACCTGCTGCGCCGTCGTCTGCTACTGCTGCTTCGTCCACGGAAGACTCTGCTCCAGCCGCTGCATTGTCGTCATCTCAGGGAGATACCACCCCGGTGTCCGTGGATGAGACCCGTTGCCAGATCCGTTACTTCGGCGAGGTGCTGCCGCTTTCCCGCTACGAGTACCGGCTGCTGCAAACGTTTGCCAAGCATCCCGGCCGTGTCTTCAGCCGCGCCCAGCTCATGGAGCATGCGAGCGACGAACCAGAGGCCGCCATGGAGCGCACCGTGGATGCCCATGTGAAGTCCCTGCGTGCCAAGATGAAGACCGTACGCAACGAAGTGGAGCCCATCGTCACGCACCGCGGACTGGGGTACTCGCTGGCGGAGAAGTGGGTGTAG
- a CDS encoding DUF4177 domain-containing protein, protein MTRWEYKTIKLAATGFLGGLLDTAAFENVLNGLGWDGWELVSAFDTNQSGGVTRDVVAVFKRPVVA, encoded by the coding sequence ATGACACGCTGGGAGTACAAGACCATCAAGCTCGCCGCCACCGGCTTTCTCGGCGGCTTACTCGATACCGCCGCGTTTGAGAACGTGCTCAACGGCCTTGGGTGGGACGGTTGGGAACTGGTTTCCGCTTTCGACACCAACCAGTCCGGCGGCGTGACCCGGGACGTGGTGGCAGTGTTCAAACGACCGGTGGTGGCGTAG
- a CDS encoding Imm1 family immunity protein — protein sequence MQETETGMWILEVDESPTIFPSKQELIPALAAALQSRSRGRVDISEDYGKRSWWGRFLSMAPRMIQMHVAIEWCNGCAALIFFDDAVNEHRAMDREQPVLVDAQVRRQISHGEQTPAAEDECMSLPRAQQAITEYLQTGERPPWLQYRVVR from the coding sequence ATGCAAGAGACTGAAACCGGCATGTGGATCCTCGAAGTAGACGAGAGCCCCACGATATTCCCATCAAAACAGGAACTCATCCCGGCACTGGCCGCGGCCCTGCAATCCCGCAGCCGTGGCCGTGTGGATATCTCGGAGGACTATGGCAAGCGATCCTGGTGGGGGCGGTTCCTGAGTATGGCACCACGCATGATCCAGATGCACGTGGCCATCGAATGGTGTAATGGCTGTGCGGCCCTCATTTTCTTCGATGATGCGGTGAACGAGCATCGCGCCATGGATCGCGAGCAGCCGGTGTTGGTGGATGCACAGGTCCGACGCCAGATCTCCCACGGAGAGCAGACGCCCGCTGCGGAAGACGAATGCATGTCCCTGCCACGTGCACAGCAGGCCATCACGGAATACCTCCAGACCGGAGAGCGCCCCCCGTGGCTGCAGTACAGGGTGGTGAGGTAG
- a CDS encoding DASS family sodium-coupled anion symporter, producing the protein MNDDARPDQLVDEEGNLLEGGYGLRQKIGLFLGLALLLCTIFAPPIFGLAAPASKVALLAATMAVLWVTEAVPIPATALMPLVLLPLLGVSPIKDASAPYADPIIFLFMGGFMLALAMERWNLHRRIALSIIDTVGTKPRALVLGFLLSGTFISMWTSNSATAMMLLPIGVSVYGLLKQSGGAIGIGTKEFGAALVLSIAYGANIGGLGTLIGTPPNALLAAHMNKTHGIEVGFFQWMKLGVPLILVALPFVYFILTRVSFKVPNVEVPGLREALHGERSKLGKMSKGEWAVLFAFGMAIVLWVSRELWKAEPPKPGEAALLGWLVTDDVIAMGAALLLFFIPVDFKKGVFVLDWQCIKKLPWDVLVLFGGGLSLAEAFKKTGLVNSMATSMQEMAGWPPFVIVFLVVAVMTAATALTSNTATTAAFLPVISGLAVAVNQPAILLCVPVAIAASADFALPVGTPPNAIAYGSGLVSLPRMVKAGIWVDLLFVILIPIMMWTVGRWVFGV; encoded by the coding sequence ATGAATGACGACGCGCGGCCGGACCAGCTGGTGGATGAAGAGGGCAACCTCCTGGAAGGTGGCTATGGCTTGCGCCAGAAGATTGGCCTGTTCCTGGGACTGGCGCTGCTGCTGTGCACCATCTTCGCCCCGCCCATTTTTGGCCTTGCGGCACCCGCGTCCAAGGTCGCACTTCTGGCCGCCACCATGGCCGTGCTGTGGGTGACTGAGGCGGTGCCCATTCCCGCCACCGCGCTCATGCCGCTGGTGCTGCTACCGCTGCTTGGCGTGTCCCCAATCAAGGACGCTTCCGCTCCCTACGCGGATCCCATCATCTTCCTCTTCATGGGTGGCTTCATGCTCGCGCTGGCCATGGAGCGCTGGAACCTGCACCGCCGCATCGCACTAAGCATCATTGATACCGTAGGTACCAAACCCCGGGCGCTGGTGCTGGGCTTCCTGCTCTCCGGCACCTTCATCAGCATGTGGACCAGCAACTCGGCCACGGCCATGATGCTGCTGCCCATTGGCGTTTCCGTGTATGGACTGCTGAAGCAAAGTGGCGGTGCCATCGGCATCGGCACGAAAGAATTTGGCGCAGCCCTGGTGCTGTCCATTGCCTACGGTGCGAATATTGGAGGTCTCGGCACGCTCATCGGCACGCCGCCGAATGCGTTGCTCGCTGCCCACATGAACAAAACCCACGGCATCGAAGTGGGCTTTTTCCAATGGATGAAGCTGGGAGTGCCGCTCATCCTCGTCGCACTGCCTTTTGTATACTTCATCCTCACCCGCGTGAGCTTCAAGGTGCCCAATGTCGAAGTGCCCGGACTGCGCGAAGCCCTGCACGGCGAGCGCTCCAAGTTGGGCAAGATGAGCAAGGGCGAATGGGCGGTGCTTTTCGCCTTTGGCATGGCCATTGTGCTCTGGGTTTCGCGCGAACTCTGGAAAGCTGAACCTCCCAAGCCAGGAGAGGCGGCACTCCTGGGCTGGCTGGTCACGGACGACGTCATCGCCATGGGCGCGGCGCTTTTACTGTTTTTCATCCCGGTCGACTTCAAGAAGGGCGTCTTCGTGCTCGACTGGCAGTGCATCAAGAAGCTGCCGTGGGATGTGCTCGTGCTCTTCGGCGGCGGCCTGAGCCTGGCAGAAGCATTCAAAAAGACCGGATTGGTAAACTCCATGGCCACCTCTATGCAGGAGATGGCAGGCTGGCCTCCCTTTGTCATCGTCTTCCTCGTGGTGGCCGTCATGACCGCCGCCACTGCCCTGACCAGCAATACCGCCACCACCGCCGCCTTCCTGCCGGTGATCAGTGGTCTGGCAGTTGCGGTCAATCAACCCGCCATCCTGCTCTGCGTGCCGGTGGCCATCGCCGCCAGTGCGGACTTCGCCCTGCCCGTGGGCACCCCACCCAATGCCATCGCCTACGGTTCCGGCCTCGTGAGCCTGCCACGCATGGTGAAGGCGGGCATCTGGGTGGACCTGCTCTTCGTGATCCTCATCCCGATCATGATGTGGACCGTGGGACGCTGGGTGTTTGGGGTGTAG
- the ispG gene encoding (E)-4-hydroxy-3-methylbut-2-enyl-diphosphate synthase, giving the protein MSDRSAQPLLSYCPDLYHYQRRETREVMVGKVGIGGKNPIRVQSMITSDTRDTEASVKQVLDLAAAGCEIARITAQTRQIAENLEHIASGVRAAGCDIPLVADIHFKPDAAMEAAKWVEKVRVNPGNYVDKKKFAVREYTDEEYAAEVASIEEEFIPLVRLCIEKQRAMRIGTNHGSLSDRIMNRYGDSPLGMVESALEFARIARREGFHNFVFSMKASNPKVMIEAYRLLVAHLNALGGDWNYPIHLGVTEAGDGEDGRIKSAIGIGSLLADGIGDTVRVSLTEDAVYEIPVAQALVKPYNDGVPARFPRVEKAPAVSYDPFDYERREATVVKENDVKIGGHETVAVFTSRSKWDAVAHKLDKLGDYKPEVVLEDSAVVAVDPRDESQFDGLKDSEVVTVQDGLDLPVIPAYRLLAARLKQLGRTSPILLKDTLQPATQPGADFLPTMLKAATNIGSLLCDGIGDAVVVQGEEAPGQSLRLSYNILQAAGTRIFKTDYVACPSCGRTLFNLQTTTQEIRAATGHLKGVRIAVMGCIVNGPGEMADADFGYVGGAPGKINLYVGKTAVKFNIPQAEAVERLKDLIKEHGRWVDAPAQVAEAV; this is encoded by the coding sequence ATGTCCGACCGCTCCGCGCAGCCCCTGCTCAGCTACTGCCCCGATCTGTACCACTACCAGCGCCGTGAAACGCGCGAGGTGATGGTGGGCAAGGTGGGCATTGGCGGCAAGAACCCGATTCGCGTGCAGTCGATGATCACCAGCGACACGCGTGACACGGAAGCGAGCGTGAAGCAGGTGTTGGATCTCGCGGCTGCTGGCTGCGAGATCGCGCGCATCACGGCGCAGACACGGCAGATTGCGGAGAACCTGGAGCACATCGCCTCCGGCGTGCGCGCCGCAGGTTGTGATATCCCCCTGGTGGCGGACATCCACTTCAAGCCGGATGCCGCCATGGAAGCGGCGAAGTGGGTGGAGAAGGTGCGCGTGAACCCCGGGAACTACGTGGACAAGAAGAAATTCGCCGTCCGCGAGTACACCGATGAGGAATACGCCGCCGAGGTCGCGAGCATTGAGGAGGAGTTCATTCCCCTCGTGCGCCTCTGCATCGAGAAGCAGCGCGCCATGCGCATCGGCACGAACCATGGCTCGCTGAGTGATCGCATCATGAACCGCTACGGTGACTCACCGCTGGGCATGGTGGAGAGCGCGCTGGAGTTTGCCCGCATCGCGCGGCGTGAAGGCTTCCACAACTTTGTCTTCTCCATGAAGGCAAGCAATCCCAAGGTGATGATCGAGGCCTACCGCCTGCTGGTGGCGCATCTCAATGCCCTGGGTGGCGACTGGAACTATCCCATCCACCTCGGCGTGACCGAGGCTGGCGATGGCGAAGATGGCCGCATCAAGAGTGCCATCGGCATCGGTTCGCTGCTGGCGGATGGCATCGGCGATACCGTGCGTGTGAGCCTCACGGAAGATGCCGTGTATGAAATCCCCGTCGCCCAGGCGCTGGTGAAGCCGTACAACGACGGCGTGCCCGCGCGCTTCCCGCGTGTGGAGAAGGCGCCGGCGGTGAGTTATGATCCCTTCGACTACGAGCGTCGCGAAGCGACCGTGGTGAAGGAGAACGACGTGAAGATCGGCGGACATGAAACCGTGGCCGTCTTCACCAGCCGCAGCAAGTGGGATGCCGTGGCGCACAAGCTGGACAAGCTCGGTGACTACAAGCCCGAAGTGGTGCTGGAAGACAGCGCCGTGGTAGCCGTGGATCCGCGCGATGAAAGCCAGTTCGACGGCCTCAAGGATTCTGAAGTCGTGACGGTGCAGGATGGTCTCGATCTTCCCGTGATCCCCGCGTATCGACTGCTCGCCGCGCGCCTCAAGCAGCTTGGCCGCACGTCACCGATTTTGCTGAAGGACACCCTGCAGCCCGCCACTCAGCCCGGTGCGGATTTCCTTCCGACGATGCTCAAGGCAGCGACGAACATCGGTTCGCTGCTGTGCGATGGCATTGGCGATGCGGTGGTCGTGCAGGGTGAAGAAGCTCCCGGTCAGTCCCTGCGCCTGAGCTACAACATCCTCCAGGCCGCGGGCACCCGTATCTTCAAGACGGACTATGTGGCCTGCCCGAGCTGCGGACGCACGCTCTTCAATCTACAGACCACCACGCAGGAGATCCGCGCTGCCACCGGTCATCTCAAGGGCGTGCGCATCGCGGTGATGGGTTGCATCGTAAACGGCCCCGGCGAAATGGCCGATGCCGACTTCGGCTACGTGGGCGGCGCCCCGGGCAAGATCAACCTCTACGTGGGCAAGACCGCGGTGAAGTTCAACATTCCCCAGGCAGAAGCCGTGGAGCGTCTCAAGGACCTCATCAAGGAACACGGCCGCTGGGTGGATGCGCCTGCGCAGGTCGCGGAGGCGGTGTAG
- a CDS encoding MBL fold metallo-hydrolase: MSGHTGLQLTFLGTATSVGVPMIACDCETCRSSDPKDKRLRSSIYVKTPECSWIVDTGPDFRTQCLRENIRRVDAVLITHPHMDHLTGFDDLRRFTIGEDALMPVHAMPSCLDALNRIFYFSFLRENRWRGYLKAEAKPIEGNFALGETEVVPLPVEHGKHETIGFMFVRGGKKLVAYMSDCKVVPPATLELIRGVDTLICDALRHTPHPTHMNFAEALALRDVLQPRETWFTHIMCEIMHAREEAKLPAGVHIAYDGLKLRWKDDDLDQATDPQV; encoded by the coding sequence ATGAGCGGACATACGGGACTGCAACTCACCTTTCTGGGAACGGCGACATCTGTGGGAGTGCCGATGATCGCCTGCGACTGCGAGACCTGCCGCAGTAGCGATCCCAAGGACAAGCGCCTGCGCTCTTCCATCTATGTGAAAACGCCGGAGTGCTCGTGGATTGTCGATACCGGACCGGACTTCCGCACGCAGTGCCTGCGCGAGAACATCCGGCGCGTGGATGCCGTGCTCATCACGCACCCGCACATGGATCACCTTACGGGCTTCGACGACCTGCGACGCTTCACCATTGGCGAAGATGCCCTGATGCCGGTGCATGCCATGCCCTCGTGCCTCGACGCACTGAACCGGATTTTCTATTTCAGCTTCCTGCGCGAGAACCGCTGGCGCGGTTATCTGAAGGCCGAGGCGAAACCCATCGAAGGGAACTTCGCCCTGGGTGAAACCGAGGTGGTGCCGCTCCCCGTGGAGCATGGCAAGCATGAGACCATCGGCTTCATGTTTGTGCGAGGTGGTAAAAAGCTCGTCGCTTACATGAGTGACTGCAAAGTAGTGCCACCAGCCACGCTCGAGTTGATTCGCGGTGTGGACACCCTGATCTGCGATGCCCTGCGCCACACGCCGCATCCCACTCACATGAATTTCGCCGAGGCCCTTGCCCTGCGCGACGTGCTGCAGCCACGCGAAACGTGGTTCACCCACATCATGTGCGAGATCATGCACGCACGCGAAGAAGCCAAGCTGCCCGCTGGTGTGCACATCGCCTATGATGGCTTGAAGCTGCGCTGGAAAGATGATGACCTCGATCAAGCCACTGACCCGCAGGTTTAG